The genome window TGTATTTCCTAAAATCAAAAAGCCTCTTCCTTATCGGAAAAAGGCATACCTGGAAACTCTTATTGCGTTGCTTTTACAGGCGTTAATTGACATTGTTTACAAATTCCATGAAAGGTAAGGCGATGGTCCTGCACCTGAAAACCCCATTCACTTTGTACGATTTTTTCTACATCTTCTAGTAAATCATTAACAATCTCTTCAACAGAGCCACATTCAATACATACTAAGTGATGATGGAAATGTTTTGCCCCTTCTTTTCTTAAATCATAGCGAGAAACGCCGTCACCAAAATTTATTTTGTCTACAATTTTTAGTTCATACAGTAATTCCAGTGTTCGATACACAGTCGCTAACCCAATTTCAGGTGATTTTTCTTTTACGAGTAAATATACATCTTCAGCACTCAGATGATCTTCCTCGCGCTCTAGTAACACTCGTAATGTAGCTTCTCTTTGTGGAGTTAGTTTATAGCTCTCTGAATGGAGCTGTTTTTTTATGCGCTCTATCCGATGTTCCATAGTAGGTCGCCTCCTCATATCCTTCTTTATTATATGCACCTATGAAACACGTGTCAAAAAATATATATAGTTAGTTTGTATTTATAATAATTATAATATAAGTTTGATTATTAGTAAAATGATTTAATTAATGTTTCCATTGCTGCATTAGAGACGAAAGCCTCCACCAATGCTGCGACAAAAGAAGCGAGAATAAGCAATGTAAAGATAACCATGTAACGGCTAAACGGCTGAAATATTGTTTGCGAGTTGCGCCTTGAAAATAATTTATTAAGCAACGTTAATGAGAAAATCATTGATAGTGTACCTGCAATTATATATATTGGGATAATCAATATATTTTGCGGTGCAATTGACAATGCGGCAAGAAATAATCCTTTCATGCCAAGCTGATTAACAATAAAACCAACAGAGAAACCGATGACAAGACCCTTTATATATAATAGAATCCAAACAATTGGCAAGCCTACAACTGATAATCCTAGAATAAATAATAACAATAAATATTTAATATGATAGAAAAAGCTTTGTTTTAATATCGTTGTATGATCAATCGATTGTTCGTTAACGATCTCACCAAAAAAACGCTCCAAATAAAAAAATAAATCCTGTTTCTGAACAAAATTCATGCTATTAACGATAATTGCCCCAAAAATTATCCCTGTTAAAAATAAAATCGTCATAAAAAGATAAATAATGGCATTATCTTTTACATGGTTTAATAGTAAAGTTCGATTATTGTTCATCGGAATCCTCCATTCAAGAAATAACACTATAGTTAAAACTATGAAGAATTCCGTGTAATAATACTAAAAATCTATTTTTATTTGCTAAAAAAAGTATTAACTATGAGATAGTGCCGTATTTCCCGCCACCGCCAGCATTTATTTTCAACTTTCCTTCTCTCATATCAATAATAGAGCGTGCTAGTTTTTCAGAAACTACCTCGGCTAGTTGCTCATAAGTGGCGTAATGAATCACATTCATTTCAGTGTCAAAGCGTTCTAATAATTTCTTAAAAGTCTTAGGCCCTAATTTAGGTAAATATTCAAGTGGAACTTGATATAAATAATTCGGACGCTCATTCACTTTTAGGTCAGTATCCTTTAATTCCAGAATCCGATCAAACACGCCCTTAATTATTTTCGTTGATCCGCAATTAGGACATTCTGTAGTTTTTAAAGCTACCTGTTTCAGGCAATTATTACAAACAGTCTGGTGGTACTTGCCAAGAAGAGGATTCATTCCATAATTTTGTTTAACCCCTCTACCATCTACTTTATGTAATGCGAGATTAAATTCCTTAAAAGAAGGCTCTTCCATATTTATCTCTTGGTATTCCCTGGCAATTTTTGCTAATGAATGCGCGTCTGAATTCGTGACAAATGTGTAATCATGAAGCTCACTTATCTGATCAGCCATTTGTGTATCGGAGCTTAGCCCAAGTTCTACTCCATCGATTAAATCAGGGTCAAACACTTCTAGCAGAGAACTTGTTACACCTCGTCCATATAAACTTTTAAACGGTGTAAAAATATGTGCAGGAATAAAAATACCATCCAATTCCTTCACCTTATATTGGAGTTCTCTTGCAGTGCCATAATAACGTTGTGAGCTGAGTGTAATATTTTTCATCCTTGTAGTTAGCCATTCTGAAAAGTACGCTATTTTAGCTAACGTTGGAAAATAGCAGAGAACATGGATTGGCCCTTTACAATTTTCATCATAAATTTCGACCTCAGACCCTAGCAATAGGGTTACTTGCTCAAAACGGATACCGCCATCCTTTAACTCATAGGCTTTTTTTTGCTCAATTAACCGGATAATTTCTTGTTGAACAGCTGGGGCATGGCAATCAATAATACCTATCAAATCGATCCCTTTATACCTGCTTGATTCAACAAGGATATTAGTTAAAGTTAAAGTCTTTGAGGCAGTAATTTTTACAGGCTTGTTATACATATCGCGACCAATATGGATATGCATATCGGCAAAATATGAATTCAATTAATTACCTTCTTTCTAGTGCATGTAAATAAAGTATTGCATAATTTGTTTTTGCATCTTGAATGCGGCCATCCTCGACATACTGTTTTGCTTCATCCAATGTTAATTCAATAATTTCCACAAACTCATCTTCATCTCCAGCAACTTGCTTTGACAATTTTTCAATTGTATCGGTTATATAAATCGTTATTATTTCATCCGCAAAACCTGGAGAAGTATAGAAGGAAGTTACGAAGGATAACGCTTTTGTAGTATACCCAGTTTCTTCTTCTAATTCTCTTATCGCAGCTGTTTCGGGGTCTTCTCCTTCTTCTAATTTACCAGCTGGTATTTCTACAAGTGATTTTTCCAAGGGCTTACGATATTGTTCAACAAACACTATTTTATTGTCTTTTGTAATAGGAATTACCGCCACAGCACCAGGATGTTTAATAATTTCGCGAGTTGATGTTTCCCCATTTGGTAAGCTAACATCATCAACCTGCAATTTTATAATTTTCCCTGTAAAAATTTGTTCACTTTTAATTGTTTTCTCTTCAAATTTTTTCATATGTATACCTCCAGTTATAATGTGTAATATTTTTCCAAATTGATTTTATGAAAGGAGCAGGAGGGTTAATCCTAGGATCAACCCTCCTACTTAAAATCAGTATCAATAATGCTATTTGTTGCAATGAAAGCATTTAGCATCCCTTCAGGACTGGATAGTTTAAAAGTTCCGTTTTTATAGTCCAATTTCATTGATTTAGTAAAGAAAACGGCTTGTTGTTCAGAAATGTAGGTTGAAAAACTACCATTATCCACCTTTTGATAATGGGCTTTTATATCATCAATTAATCGGAAAGTTGGCAAACCATTCACTCCACATCCGCAATCGATTGTATCGTACCAAAGTAATATTGATTCGTGATTATCTGTGTTCATCTCTTTAATTACGTCTTCCGCTTCTTTAGTAATCGTTAATTCCATGGAAATACCTCCTCATTGAAACTATATCTACTTTATTATACACTTTTAGAGCGAATAGCTAAACAAATTGAGATTTAGCGAACGATTTATATATTTTAGATTTGTGATGCATATATGAATGTGAGTCCCACAAAGATTAAATGCATCCATTTCGGGCAATATTGTATTAGATTGATAGAAATACTACTAAATTTGATATAATAGAAAGAGGCCATACCTTAAAGATGATTGCTAATCAAGGAATCGATGAATACAGTTAATATTAGATATAAAGAGTGAACTAACAACGATGAGCTAATGTTCTTTGGCCAGTCGCTCCGAAAATACACTTTGCTTTCCGCGGGAGCCTAGTTCGCAGTTTATATATATAGCAATAATAAAGTGGAATAAAATGAAGCAAGTATTTACTGTTGGAGGATGAACAATGGAGTTAACTTTTCTTGGCACAGGTGCAGGTCTTCCTTCTAAGGAAAGAAATGTATCGGCAATTGCCTTATCTTTATTACAAGAAATTAATCATATATGGTTATTTGATTGCGGGGAAGCAACACAGCATCAAATATTAAGAACATCCATTAAACCGAGAAAGATAAACAAAATTTTTATCACACATCTGCATGGTGACCATATTTTCGGTCTGCCTGGGCTATTAAGCAGTCGTTCATTTCAAGGTGGTGACGATTTACTCACCGTTTATGGTCCTGCTGGGATTAAAGAATATATTGAAACGAGTTTACGTCTTAGCAGTTCACATTTGGCGTATCCCCTTTCGATAGTAGAGATAGACGATGGCATAATAATCGAAGAAGAATATTTTCAAGTATTTGCAAAAAAACTTGATCATGTAATACCAAGCTATGGCTTTCGTATCATTGAAAAAGACAAAATTGGTGAGCTACTTGTCCAAAAATTAAAGGATATCGGCATCATGCCAGGCCCAATCTATAAACAAATAAAAGAAAATGATATGATTCAAACAGAGGATGGTAAAATTATAGAACAGAAGGATTTTATCGGGCCATCTAAAAAAGGCAGAGTAGTTAGTATCTTAGGTGATACGCGTTATCAGGAAGAACATCGCGATTTTATAGAAAATTCGGATGTACTTGTTCATGAAGCAACATTTGAAAAAGATAAGACCGATATGGCAACTGATTACTATCATTCGACTACAACTCAAGCTGCGAGCCTTGCTAAGATGGGCAAGGTATCACAGCTAATCTTAACCCATATCTCTTCACGTTATCAAAATGAAGATTCACAGCAACTTCTGAATGAAGCATGCGAAATTTTTCCGAATACTAGCATCGCAACTGATTTTTATCAAATTCCTGTTGAACATAAAGCATAGAGGAGAGATTTCATTGGATCAGACTAAAGAGATATTCACAGATCAGCAAGCATATTTCTTAAATGGAAATACAGTTGATTATGAATTCCGTAAAAAGCAATTAGAAAATTTAAAGCAAATGTTAAAAGACAATGAAACGAAAATATATTTAGCATTGAAAATGGATTTAAATAAGTCGAAGCATGAAGCATTTACAACAGAATTGGGCTTCCTTTACACAGAAATTGATTTCGCAATAAAGAATTTAAGGTATTGGATGGCTCCTGATAAAGTATCTTCACCATTAACGCATAAAGGATCAAAGAGTTACATAATAAAAGAACCATATGGTGTAGCCCTTGTTATCTCTCCTTGGAATTATCCGTTACAACTAGCGATTGCACCTGTAATTAGTGCCATCGCTGCCGGTAATTGCGTAATATTGAAACCATCGGAACTAGCAAAATCAACTTCGTACTTACTGGCAGAAATAGTAAAATCTTATTTTGACAGTTCTTTCTTCACGGTAATCGAAGGTGGTAAAGAAAAAACTGCAGAATTGTTAACATATCCCTTTGATTATATTTTCTTTACTGGAAGTAAAAGTGTTGGAAAAATAGTCATGAAGGCCGCTAGCAATCATTTAACACCCGTGACGTTAGAATTAGGTGGAAAGAGCCCTGCAATTGTTGATCAAGATGCAAATATTAACATAGCAGCGAAACGAATTGTTTGGGGAAAATTTACAAATGCAGGACAAACCTGTGTCGCTCCAGATTACGTCATTGTCCATGAAAAAGTGAAGTTCAGGCTTTTAAAAGCAATGATTAAACAAATTAAATCTCTATATGGCAAGGACCCTCTAAAAAACAAGGACTATACTCGAATTATTAACACCAAGCATTTTGAACGGCTTGAAAAGTTCTTAAATGACGAAAACATTGTTCATGGTGGAAATGTTAATAAAGAAGAATTAATCATTGAACCAACGATTTTAGATAAAGTAACGTGGAATGATGAAGTGATGAAGGATGAAATTTTTGGTCCTATTCTGCCAATTGTAATGTTTACCAACCTAGATGAAGCCCTGTTCAAAATAAAAAGTGGTGATAAACCACTGGCACTCTATTACTTTGGTGAGGATGACAAGATTCAGCAACAAGTGGTTGAATATTTATCATTTGGTGGCGGATCGATTAATGATACTCTATATCATTTAGCAAACCCACATCTTCCATTTGGGGGAGTCGGTGCAAGTGGAATGGGATCTTATCATGGTAAATTTGGTTTTGACACATTTTCTCATAATAAAAGCATCTTAAAACAAACAACGAAATTCGATGTACCTTTCCGATATCCTGGTGGAAAAATCAGTGAATCGATTGTTCAAAAATTCATGAAATAAATAGAAATAGAAGCATACATGATATTGATTATTTGTGTAAGCTTCTATTTTCTATAGTCGTCTAAGAAATCTTTTTGAAAGCTAGTTCGGGGCTGTATATCTTCTTTTTTATCTGCTGCTTTCCATTGTTTAAACGGATTTTCCCCGTATTTTTCAGTCAAACTCTCTATCGTACTATATAAATTTTCTTTAAGTGCGACTTTTTCATACGTGAATAGATCCAGTTGTTGACCAATATTTCTCTTTTCCTCTACATCCTGAACGGTTATTCCAAGCAATCGCACTGGCTCGCCATTCCAATGTTTCTGAAATAATTCATCCGCCAGTTGATAAATATCTTCTTTTAATTCAATAAAAGATTGCAGTTTTTTACTTCGTGTAATCGTACTTCGATCGTCATAACGAATCATAATTTGGATACTTTTCCCGGCAGCATCCTTTCGCTTCATTCTTCGCTCCACATTTTTTGCTAACAGCTTCAATAGTCTCTGGATGACAGTCAAATCTGTTGTATCCTCAGGCATCGTTTGTGAACTGCCGATGCTTTTAAAATCATAAATAGCATCGGGATCTACTGGCCTCGTGTCTATCCCATTCGCACGATTTTTTAATCGCTCGCCATTTATTCCTAATAATTGTTTTAATTGGTAAGAGTCCTTCTTTGCAAGTTCACCAATCGTATGAATATCGATTGTATTTAATTTCTTTGCTGTTTTTTCTCCGACACCATACATTTCTTCTACCTTTAATGGCCAAAGGGTTTTTGGCAATTCTCTTTTTCTTAAAACAGTGATACCTAAAGGCTTCTTCATATCAGATGCCATTTTTGCTAAGAATTTATTAGGAGCGATACCAATACTGCACGGGATATCAAGCTCATTTAATATTCGTTGCTGTAAGTTTATTGCAAGCTCTATCGGTGTTCCGTCCATATTACTCGATGTTACATCCATGTAACCTTCATCTATTGAGACTGGTTGTACGTAGGGCGTTATTTCGGAAAGTATTTTGAATATTGCCCTCGAGGCCTCTCGGTACCTGTCAAAATTAGGGCGCATTACAATTAGTTCTGGACAAAGCTTTTTCGCCTGCCAGATATTCATGGTCGTCTTTACTCCCTTTGCCCTTGCCTCATAACTACTTGTTACAATTATCCCTTTTCTTTCCTCAGGGTTGCCTGCGATGGCTAATGGTTTTCCTTTAAGCTTAGGGTTGTATGCCATTTCTACAGATGCATAGAAACAATTCATATCAATATGGAAAATTACCCGGCCTTTTTTCGAATTTGGTTGAATCATCATCAATCGTCCTCTATAAAAATTGTACTTAGGTATATTTGCTTAACGAATCAATCATAGCTAGTAATATTGGATAAAATTGAGGTTATCTTTATTCATAGCGCTTTAATATGTAATGTAACATACTATCTCAATCCGCCAATGAATAACCCCTCTCTGCTAATTTCGCTTGAGGGGCTAGTAAATTATTTAAGTTCGTTAGCTGCCACTTCTTTAATTATCGCAACGACTAACTCTGTTACTTTCACAAGATCATCTACAGCAATTCGTTCGTTTGTTGTATGGATTTCTTCATATCCTACTGCTAAATTAACAGTAGGTATACCGAATCCAGCAATAACGTTGGCATCACTGCCTCCACCACTTTTAATCAGCTTGCTTTCTCTTCCAATTGCCCTTGCAGCACTTCTAGCTACTTCAACAACTTGATCTCCAGCCTTTTGGTTAAAGCCAGGATACATGACCTGGATATTAACGATTGCTTCCCCACCTAATGATTTAGCTGTTGTCTCAAATGCATCCTTCATTTTAGCAACCTGTGCTTCCATTTTTTCAGTCACTAATGACCTTGCTTCAGCTAGTATTTCCACATGATCTGCAACAATATTTGTTTGTTTTCCACCTTCAAAACGACCGATATTGGCAGTGGTTTCTTCATCAATTCTACCAAGTGGCATCTTCGAAATTGCTTTAGCAGCAACTGTAATTGCAGAAATGCCTTTTTCCGGTGCTAGACCTGCATGGGCTGTTTTTCCTTTAATGATTGTATGAACTTTTGCTTGAGTGGGAGCAGCAACTACAATATCTCCTACTTCCCCATCACTATCTAATGCATAGCCATATTTTGCATGGATTAATGAGCGATCTAGAGCCTTCGCACCTACTAGTCCTGATTCTTCTCCGGCAGTAATAATAAATTGAATATCACCGTGCTCTACATTATTTTCCTTGATTAATTTTAAAGCCTCAAAAATTGCTGCAAGACCCGCTTTATCATCAGCCCCAAGAATCGTCGTTCCGTCTGAAGTAATTATTCCATCTTTTACCTGCGGCTTAATATTTTGACCTGGTACAACTGTATCCATATGAGATGTAAAGTAAATTGGATCGATGTCTTTTTTATTACCTTTAAGGGTGCATATTAAATTATTTGCACCATGACCTGTGACTTTCTTACTGTCATCCTCGACTACCTCAATACCTAAATCTGTAAATTTCTTTGTTAATACTTGTGCAATTTCTGCTTCGTTTGTTGTTTCCGAATTAACCTTCACCAATTCGATAAATTCATCTACTAGTCTTTCTTGATTCACTATTGTCATTACTTAAAACCTCCTACACCTATAGATTACTACATTTTTCTCAAATATTACAATAGGAACTATTCGAAACATATTTCAAAGCATCCCTAGTCTTATCTAATAACACCAAATTATAAAGTTTCCCACAAACGGATTATTATTATGAATAATACTTGTCCAACGCAGATTTTCAAGTTAAAATGAAAATAGAAATGTAGAGAAGAGGAGGGGTATTTTTGGCTACAAAACAAAATGCTCAACAACTACCTAGAAAGAAATCTAAACGTGAAAAAAGACAAAAACTAGTCGTATATATTATGATTATTGCTATGTTAATATCCACTATAACAGCTGGATTAGCATATTTTATTTATTATTAAATGGGGAAAGACTGGATAATTTAATCCAGTCTTTTTTGGGTAAATAAGACAGTCTAACGGATTTCTTAACAAATATTGCAACAATGGCTGTCTCCAATTGCTAACCAAGTTAATCTTAAGAATCCTGTTTTCTACTCTCTTTTTGGCGCTTCACTAATTTAACATCTGATTTTTTATATTTTTGTTTAATCTTCAAATAATCTTCCGCCTCATGCAATAATTGAAACAGATTAGATCTAGTTTCAAACTCATCTCTTGTAGTTGGCAACCCTTCCTGATAAAAAGATTTCTTAAGGTCTTTAAGCTCATTTAGGAAGATAACCGCCGTGTTTTCTGGATAGACATTCTTTGAAAGCCGCTCAAAGTAATCGGCAATTATATCTGATAGTGAATCCGTACTTTTTAATTGAGATGCTATCGTAAGCATTGCTTTTAGATGTTCAAGTTGACGATTGCGCATTCGAAAGTAATCTCGATATGGATGTTTGTTTCTTAATAAGTGGTTCTCTAAGTCTCTTTCAACCAAGTTCGTTGCCTTACTCAAAATTTCCTCGCTTTCAAGAATCTCTTTTCCATCCCACGCTTCTTCATTTTTCCTTATATATACAGATATTTGGTAAAGTACATCCTGAAAATTATCCTCTAATTTCTTTTGTTTCGTTTCGAAAATTCTATCTAAACTAGGCATATACAAGTTTAATAAAAATGCAGTACCAATCCCAATAATAATGAGCAGGAATTGTTCAATTAAAAAGGAAGCAGGGTTACTAGAAGCACTATAAAGGTTCAGGATAATCACGGAGCTTGTTGTAATACCTGAAGTAATATTTAAGAATACTGCTGTGGGGATAAAAACAATTAGCATAATCCCTAATGCAACAGGATTATATCCTAATAATTCAAAGAAAAAGAAGGAATAAATACTTGCAATCACGCATGCTAAAAACCGATCCCATGCTGTAACAAACGAACGTTTTCTTGACGGCTGGATACAAAGAATAGTTAATATTCCAGCGGATACAAAGTTTGTTAATCCTATTAATTGAGCAATCGATACTGCTATTGGTGTCCCTATTGCAGTTTTTATCGTTCGATAGCCAATTTTCACAGTAATTTCTCCTCGTAAATTTATTCAGGAACCATACAATTATAGAAAGATCATTAATGAATTTTTGTTCTTAAAAAGACTGACCCACTAGTAAAGAGTCAGCCTCCTATTCGATCATTTTTATAATCTATCTTTACACTTCTTCACAATATTCATCAAATAATTGCTGTAATTTACCTGTTACTTCAATTGGGCTATATCCTTCAATATCATGACGTTCAATCATTTTAACAATTTTTCCATCTTTTAATAATGCAAATGAAGGAGAGGATGGAGCATATCCTTCGAAATATTCGCGTGCTTTTTCTGTTGCTTCCCGGTCCTGACCTGCAAAAACTGTAACTAAATGGTCTGGACGTTTGTCAAAATGAATAGAATTTGCTGCTGCTGGACGGGCAACGCCACCTGCACACCCACAAGTTGAATTTACCATCACTAAAGTCGTTCCTTCCCTTGAAAAAGCTACATCTACTTCTTCAGGTGCTTTTAATTCTTCGTAACCCGCTTCAACGATATCCTTACGTGCTGCGTCAACAACATCATTCATAAATAAATTAAAATCCAACTTAATCATTCCTTTCAATATTACATATTTTTAAATGCTAACCTTAGATTAACAAGATAAATCACTATTATCAATTTATATAACTCAACAGCTCAACTATTCTATTTAATACACATTTGTAGTCGTTTCATTC of Oceanobacillus zhaokaii contains these proteins:
- a CDS encoding Fur family transcriptional regulator; translated protein: MEHRIERIKKQLHSESYKLTPQREATLRVLLEREEDHLSAEDVYLLVKEKSPEIGLATVYRTLELLYELKIVDKINFGDGVSRYDLRKEGAKHFHHHLVCIECGSVEEIVNDLLEDVEKIVQSEWGFQVQDHRLTFHGICKQCQLTPVKATQ
- the spoIIM gene encoding stage II sporulation protein M, which encodes MNNNRTLLLNHVKDNAIIYLFMTILFLTGIIFGAIIVNSMNFVQKQDLFFYLERFFGEIVNEQSIDHTTILKQSFFYHIKYLLLLFILGLSVVGLPIVWILLYIKGLVIGFSVGFIVNQLGMKGLFLAALSIAPQNILIIPIYIIAGTLSMIFSLTLLNKLFSRRNSQTIFQPFSRYMVIFTLLILASFVAALVEAFVSNAAMETLIKSFY
- a CDS encoding endonuclease Q family protein encodes the protein MNSYFADMHIHIGRDMYNKPVKITASKTLTLTNILVESSRYKGIDLIGIIDCHAPAVQQEIIRLIEQKKAYELKDGGIRFEQVTLLLGSEVEIYDENCKGPIHVLCYFPTLAKIAYFSEWLTTRMKNITLSSQRYYGTARELQYKVKELDGIFIPAHIFTPFKSLYGRGVTSSLLEVFDPDLIDGVELGLSSDTQMADQISELHDYTFVTNSDAHSLAKIAREYQEINMEEPSFKEFNLALHKVDGRGVKQNYGMNPLLGKYHQTVCNNCLKQVALKTTECPNCGSTKIIKGVFDRILELKDTDLKVNERPNYLYQVPLEYLPKLGPKTFKKLLERFDTEMNVIHYATYEQLAEVVSEKLARSIIDMREGKLKINAGGGGKYGTIS
- a CDS encoding NUDIX hydrolase; translation: MKKFEEKTIKSEQIFTGKIIKLQVDDVSLPNGETSTREIIKHPGAVAVIPITKDNKIVFVEQYRKPLEKSLVEIPAGKLEEGEDPETAAIRELEEETGYTTKALSFVTSFYTSPGFADEIITIYITDTIEKLSKQVAGDEDEFVEIIELTLDEAKQYVEDGRIQDAKTNYAILYLHALERR
- a CDS encoding iron-sulfur cluster biosynthesis family protein gives rise to the protein MELTITKEAEDVIKEMNTDNHESILLWYDTIDCGCGVNGLPTFRLIDDIKAHYQKVDNGSFSTYISEQQAVFFTKSMKLDYKNGTFKLSSPEGMLNAFIATNSIIDTDFK
- the rnz gene encoding ribonuclease Z, whose amino-acid sequence is MELTFLGTGAGLPSKERNVSAIALSLLQEINHIWLFDCGEATQHQILRTSIKPRKINKIFITHLHGDHIFGLPGLLSSRSFQGGDDLLTVYGPAGIKEYIETSLRLSSSHLAYPLSIVEIDDGIIIEEEYFQVFAKKLDHVIPSYGFRIIEKDKIGELLVQKLKDIGIMPGPIYKQIKENDMIQTEDGKIIEQKDFIGPSKKGRVVSILGDTRYQEEHRDFIENSDVLVHEATFEKDKTDMATDYYHSTTTQAASLAKMGKVSQLILTHISSRYQNEDSQQLLNEACEIFPNTSIATDFYQIPVEHKA
- a CDS encoding aldehyde dehydrogenase, with translation MDQTKEIFTDQQAYFLNGNTVDYEFRKKQLENLKQMLKDNETKIYLALKMDLNKSKHEAFTTELGFLYTEIDFAIKNLRYWMAPDKVSSPLTHKGSKSYIIKEPYGVALVISPWNYPLQLAIAPVISAIAAGNCVILKPSELAKSTSYLLAEIVKSYFDSSFFTVIEGGKEKTAELLTYPFDYIFFTGSKSVGKIVMKAASNHLTPVTLELGGKSPAIVDQDANINIAAKRIVWGKFTNAGQTCVAPDYVIVHEKVKFRLLKAMIKQIKSLYGKDPLKNKDYTRIINTKHFERLEKFLNDENIVHGGNVNKEELIIEPTILDKVTWNDEVMKDEIFGPILPIVMFTNLDEALFKIKSGDKPLALYYFGEDDKIQQQVVEYLSFGGGSINDTLYHLANPHLPFGGVGASGMGSYHGKFGFDTFSHNKSILKQTTKFDVPFRYPGGKISESIVQKFMK
- a CDS encoding DNA polymerase IV, which translates into the protein MQPNSKKGRVIFHIDMNCFYASVEMAYNPKLKGKPLAIAGNPEERKGIIVTSSYEARAKGVKTTMNIWQAKKLCPELIVMRPNFDRYREASRAIFKILSEITPYVQPVSIDEGYMDVTSSNMDGTPIELAINLQQRILNELDIPCSIGIAPNKFLAKMASDMKKPLGITVLRKRELPKTLWPLKVEEMYGVGEKTAKKLNTIDIHTIGELAKKDSYQLKQLLGINGERLKNRANGIDTRPVDPDAIYDFKSIGSSQTMPEDTTDLTVIQRLLKLLAKNVERRMKRKDAAGKSIQIMIRYDDRSTITRSKKLQSFIELKEDIYQLADELFQKHWNGEPVRLLGITVQDVEEKRNIGQQLDLFTYEKVALKENLYSTIESLTEKYGENPFKQWKAADKKEDIQPRTSFQKDFLDDYRK
- a CDS encoding M20/M25/M40 family metallo-hydrolase, whose product is MVNQERLVDEFIELVKVNSETTNEAEIAQVLTKKFTDLGIEVVEDDSKKVTGHGANNLICTLKGNKKDIDPIYFTSHMDTVVPGQNIKPQVKDGIITSDGTTILGADDKAGLAAIFEALKLIKENNVEHGDIQFIITAGEESGLVGAKALDRSLIHAKYGYALDSDGEVGDIVVAAPTQAKVHTIIKGKTAHAGLAPEKGISAITVAAKAISKMPLGRIDEETTANIGRFEGGKQTNIVADHVEILAEARSLVTEKMEAQVAKMKDAFETTAKSLGGEAIVNIQVMYPGFNQKAGDQVVEVARSAARAIGRESKLIKSGGGSDANVIAGFGIPTVNLAVGYEEIHTTNERIAVDDLVKVTELVVAIIKEVAANELK
- the prli42 gene encoding stressosome-associated protein Prli42; protein product: MATKQNAQQLPRKKSKREKRQKLVVYIMIIAMLISTITAGLAYFIYY
- a CDS encoding aromatic acid exporter family protein, with protein sequence MKIGYRTIKTAIGTPIAVSIAQLIGLTNFVSAGILTILCIQPSRKRSFVTAWDRFLACVIASIYSFFFFELLGYNPVALGIMLIVFIPTAVFLNITSGITTSSVIILNLYSASSNPASFLIEQFLLIIIGIGTAFLLNLYMPSLDRIFETKQKKLEDNFQDVLYQISVYIRKNEEAWDGKEILESEEILSKATNLVERDLENHLLRNKHPYRDYFRMRNRQLEHLKAMLTIASQLKSTDSLSDIIADYFERLSKNVYPENTAVIFLNELKDLKKSFYQEGLPTTRDEFETRSNLFQLLHEAEDYLKIKQKYKKSDVKLVKRQKESRKQDS
- a CDS encoding BrxA/BrxB family bacilliredoxin; amino-acid sequence: MDFNLFMNDVVDAARKDIVEAGYEELKAPEEVDVAFSREGTTLVMVNSTCGCAGGVARPAAANSIHFDKRPDHLVTVFAGQDREATEKAREYFEGYAPSSPSFALLKDGKIVKMIERHDIEGYSPIEVTGKLQQLFDEYCEEV